A single window of Gemmatimonadales bacterium DNA harbors:
- a CDS encoding hydrogenase maturation nickel metallochaperone HypA: protein MHEAGIAQNLIEAVQQRLASEPGARVAAIHVRVGELSGVSTDALDFAFECLAASTPLSGARLVFDPVPLVVACDACGQESPVEDLVFRCGVCGSERTRIVSGRELEVRTLELEDETEVAHARD from the coding sequence ATGCACGAAGCAGGCATCGCCCAGAACCTGATCGAGGCAGTCCAGCAGCGGCTCGCCTCCGAACCCGGCGCCCGCGTCGCGGCGATCCACGTCCGCGTCGGGGAGCTGTCCGGCGTCTCGACCGATGCCCTCGACTTCGCCTTCGAGTGCCTCGCGGCCTCGACTCCCCTGAGCGGTGCCAGGCTGGTGTTCGATCCGGTGCCGCTGGTGGTGGCGTGCGACGCGTGCGGGCAGGAGAGCCCGGTCGAGGATCTCGTCTTCCGCTGCGGCGTGTGCGGCTCGGAGCGCACCCGGATCGTGAGCGGGCGGGAGCTGGAGGTGCGGACGCTGGAGCTGGAGGACGAGACCGAGGTGGCGCATGCACGAGATTGA
- the hypB gene encoding hydrogenase nickel incorporation protein HypB, with the protein MHEIDVKAGLLAPNDAVARENRHLLAEHGIYAVNLMSAPGSGKTSLLERVLPALAVHHRVGVVEGDIVGSCDKDRLDRFGGPVHQINTGAACHLDARMVHHVLHHLAEDGCDVVVIENVGNLVCPAEFDLGEDDAVMLLSVTEGHDKPKKYPLMFRRADLVVVNKVDLLDRTDFDPRAAALAVHDVHPGVAIVSTSCRTGEGVGDVVAWLERRIAAKHAARPASSGVEAR; encoded by the coding sequence ATGCACGAGATTGACGTCAAGGCGGGGCTGCTGGCGCCGAACGACGCGGTGGCGCGCGAGAACCGGCACCTGTTGGCGGAGCACGGGATCTACGCGGTGAACCTGATGAGCGCCCCCGGGTCGGGGAAGACGTCGCTGCTGGAGCGCGTGCTGCCGGCGCTGGCCGTGCACCACCGGGTGGGCGTGGTCGAGGGCGACATCGTGGGCAGCTGTGACAAGGACCGGCTGGACCGGTTCGGCGGCCCCGTGCACCAGATCAACACGGGCGCCGCCTGTCACCTCGACGCGCGGATGGTGCACCACGTCCTGCATCACCTCGCGGAGGACGGCTGCGACGTGGTGGTGATCGAGAACGTGGGGAACCTGGTGTGTCCCGCGGAATTCGATCTCGGCGAGGACGACGCGGTGATGCTGCTCTCGGTGACGGAGGGGCACGACAAGCCCAAGAAGTACCCGCTGATGTTCCGGCGGGCCGATCTCGTCGTGGTGAACAAGGTGGACCTGCTGGACCGGACCGACTTCGATCCGCGCGCGGCCGCGCTCGCGGTGCACGACGTGCATCCCGGCGTCGCGATCGTGTCGACGTCGTGCCGGACCGGGGAGGGCGTCGGGGACGTGGTGGCCTGGCTCGAGCGGCGGATCGCGGCGAAGCACGCGGCGCGGCCGGCCTCCTCGGGGGTCGAGGCGCGGTGA
- the hypF gene encoding carbamoyltransferase HypF yields MSALLAPLAPRPLAARIVVTGAVQGTGFRPFIFRLAVSLGLAGSVRNTSYGVVIEVEGPEERVTELARRLEGEAPPAAVVRRVDVAWVEPQGAERFAILESETGPEPVVAMLPDLATCPDCLRELNDPDDRRYRYPFLNCTACGPRLSIIEGLPYDRPLTVMRAFALCPDCAAEYDDPRDRRFHAQPVACPRCGPRLAFEGRDRDAPPGATYPLEAAAAVVRSGRILALKGLGGYQLIVDARDGAAVARLRARKGREAKPFAVMFPSLDAVRRAARVGEREAELLTSPSAPILLLPLVDRGAVSPETAPGLRSVGAMLPYSPLHHLLLARLGFPVVCTSGNFSEEPMAVEADDARARLGSIADAFLHHDRPVARHVDDSVARVVDGELLVIRRARGFAPLPVAVTGDLPTVRALGGHLKNTVAWSQHGQIVASQHIGDLDHRLSLEALGRTVRDYERLYALRPVAVACDLHPDYATTRLAEASGLPVIRVQHHHAHVAAAMAEHDLAGEVLGVAWDGTGLGTDGTIWGGEFLRASATGFVRVARLATFRLPGGEAAARQPWRSALGVLHETMGEELWTLDLAPVAEARGRREVLESLFRSPGDAVRTSSAGRLFDAVASLLGLRQESRYEAQAAMLLEQIAAPVTAGAYPFTLREAPGGTGDALVELDWRPVVRGLLADLGRGTAAPVVAGRFHLTMARMIGAAAEWLGVSRVVLTGGCFQNAALLSLAARELRARRLTVVAHCRVPPNDGGLAIGQAMVAAHQLLEGGG; encoded by the coding sequence GTGAGCGCACTCCTGGCGCCCCTCGCGCCGCGGCCGCTCGCCGCGCGCATCGTCGTCACGGGGGCGGTGCAGGGCACCGGATTTCGGCCGTTCATCTTCCGGCTGGCCGTGTCGCTGGGGCTGGCGGGGTCGGTGCGCAACACCTCGTACGGCGTGGTGATCGAGGTGGAGGGCCCGGAGGAGCGGGTGACCGAGCTGGCCCGCCGGCTGGAGGGCGAGGCGCCCCCGGCGGCGGTCGTGCGACGGGTCGACGTGGCGTGGGTGGAGCCGCAGGGGGCGGAGCGGTTCGCGATTCTCGAGAGCGAGACCGGCCCCGAGCCGGTGGTGGCGATGCTGCCCGATCTCGCCACGTGTCCCGACTGCCTGCGGGAGCTGAACGATCCGGACGATCGCCGCTACCGCTACCCCTTCCTCAACTGCACCGCGTGCGGCCCGCGGCTCTCGATCATCGAGGGGCTGCCCTACGACCGGCCGCTGACGGTGATGCGCGCGTTCGCCCTGTGTCCGGACTGCGCGGCCGAGTACGACGACCCGCGGGACCGGCGCTTCCACGCGCAGCCGGTGGCGTGCCCGCGGTGCGGCCCGCGCCTCGCGTTCGAGGGCCGGGACCGCGACGCGCCGCCCGGCGCGACCTACCCGCTCGAGGCGGCGGCCGCGGTCGTGCGCTCCGGCCGGATCCTCGCGCTCAAGGGGCTCGGTGGCTACCAGCTGATCGTGGACGCGCGCGACGGCGCCGCGGTGGCGCGGCTCCGGGCGCGCAAGGGGCGGGAAGCGAAGCCGTTCGCGGTGATGTTCCCGAGCCTCGACGCGGTGCGCCGCGCGGCCCGCGTCGGCGAGCGGGAGGCGGAACTGCTGACCTCGCCGTCGGCCCCGATCCTGCTGCTGCCGCTGGTGGACCGCGGCGCGGTGTCGCCGGAGACGGCGCCCGGCCTGCGCTCGGTGGGCGCGATGCTGCCGTACTCCCCGCTGCACCACCTCCTGCTCGCCCGGCTCGGGTTCCCGGTGGTGTGCACCAGCGGGAACTTCTCCGAGGAGCCGATGGCCGTCGAGGCGGACGACGCGCGCGCGCGGCTGGGCTCGATCGCGGACGCGTTCCTGCATCACGACCGCCCGGTCGCCCGCCACGTGGACGACTCCGTGGCCCGGGTGGTGGACGGCGAGCTGCTGGTCATCCGGCGCGCGCGAGGCTTCGCGCCGTTGCCGGTGGCGGTCACCGGCGACCTGCCCACGGTGCGCGCGCTCGGCGGCCACCTCAAGAACACCGTGGCCTGGAGCCAGCACGGGCAGATCGTCGCGAGCCAGCACATCGGTGATCTGGACCACCGGCTGTCGCTCGAGGCGCTCGGGCGCACCGTCCGGGACTACGAGCGCCTGTACGCGCTGCGCCCGGTGGCCGTCGCCTGCGATCTCCATCCCGACTACGCGACGACGCGCCTCGCCGAGGCGAGCGGGTTGCCGGTGATCCGGGTGCAGCACCACCACGCCCACGTCGCCGCGGCGATGGCCGAGCACGATCTCGCGGGCGAGGTGCTGGGCGTCGCGTGGGACGGCACGGGCCTCGGCACCGACGGCACGATCTGGGGCGGGGAGTTCCTCCGCGCCTCGGCCACCGGCTTCGTGAGGGTGGCGCGCCTGGCGACCTTCCGGCTTCCCGGCGGGGAGGCGGCGGCGCGCCAGCCGTGGCGGTCGGCCCTGGGCGTGCTGCACGAGACGATGGGCGAGGAGCTGTGGACGCTCGACCTGGCGCCGGTGGCGGAGGCGCGCGGCCGCCGCGAGGTCCTCGAGTCCCTGTTCCGGTCCCCGGGCGACGCGGTCCGCACCTCGAGCGCGGGCCGGCTGTTCGACGCGGTCGCGTCGCTGCTCGGCCTGCGCCAGGAGTCGCGGTACGAGGCCCAGGCGGCGATGCTGCTCGAGCAGATCGCCGCCCCGGTCACGGCGGGCGCGTACCCGTTCACGCTGCGCGAGGCGCCGGGCGGGACGGGCGACGCGCTCGTGGAGCTGGACTGGCGGCCCGTGGTGCGGGGACTGCTCGCCGATCTCGGTCGCGGCACCGCGGCCCCGGTGGTCGCCGGGCGGTTCCACCTGACGATGGCCCGGATGATCGGCGCCGCGGCCGAGTGGCTGGGCGTGAGCCGGGTGGTGCTCACCGGCGGCTGCTTCCAGAACGCCGCGCTGCTCTCGCTCGCCGCGCGGGAGCTGCGGGCCCGCCGGCTCACCGTGGTGGCGCACTGCCGCGTGCCGCCCAACGACGGCGGCCTGGCGATCGGGCAGGCCATGGTGGCGGCGCACCAGCTCCTCGAAGGCGGAGGGTAG
- a CDS encoding HypC/HybG/HupF family hydrogenase formation chaperone, whose protein sequence is MCLGIPGEILETHAGPGGLRYGTVRFGGASRDVCLEYVPEAAVGDYVIVHVGLALSRIAPEDAEETFRYLEEMQELAGLDGEMQAIERSEVP, encoded by the coding sequence ATGTGCCTCGGCATCCCGGGCGAGATCCTCGAGACCCATGCCGGACCGGGCGGGCTCCGCTACGGCACCGTGCGGTTCGGCGGGGCGAGCCGCGACGTGTGCCTGGAGTACGTGCCCGAAGCCGCCGTCGGCGACTACGTGATCGTGCACGTGGGCCTGGCGCTGAGCCGGATCGCGCCCGAGGACGCCGAGGAGACCTTCCGGTACCTCGAGGAGATGCAGGAGCTGGCCGGACTGGACGGCGAGATGCAGGCGATCGAACGGTCGGAGGTGCCGTGA
- the hypD gene encoding hydrogenase formation protein HypD, translated as MRYLDEYRDGSAAQRYAETLRAIVTRPWTLMEVCGGQTHAIVRYGIDEMLPPGVTLVHGPGCPVCVTPVDILDRAFRMARRPGVVFTSFGDMLRVPGTSDDLLHVRAEGGDVRVVYSPLDAVAIAEREPERQVVFFAVGFETTAPANAMAVQLAARKGLRNFSLLVAQVRVPPALEAILAEPECRVQAFLAAGHVCTVMGTAEYRPLVERHRVPVVVTGFEPLDLLQGVAMAVRQLEEGRHEVEIQYARVVRPDGNAVARRAIEEVFEVTDRTWRGLGPIPRSGLGLNARYAEFDAERRFPDHSPAAREDPDCRAGLVLQGRLRPQECPAFGTRCTPEHPLGAPMVSSEGACAAYWLYRRRRAAGAAATAVAG; from the coding sequence GTGAGGTACCTCGACGAGTACCGCGACGGGTCGGCGGCGCAGCGATACGCCGAGACCCTGCGCGCGATCGTCACCCGCCCCTGGACCCTGATGGAGGTGTGCGGCGGCCAGACGCACGCGATCGTGCGCTACGGCATCGACGAGATGCTGCCGCCCGGCGTCACGCTGGTGCACGGGCCCGGCTGCCCGGTCTGCGTCACGCCGGTGGACATCCTCGATCGCGCGTTCCGGATGGCCCGCCGGCCGGGGGTCGTGTTCACCTCGTTCGGGGACATGCTCCGGGTGCCGGGCACGAGCGACGACCTGCTGCACGTTCGGGCCGAGGGCGGCGACGTGCGCGTGGTCTACTCGCCGCTCGACGCCGTCGCGATCGCCGAGCGGGAGCCGGAACGCCAGGTGGTCTTCTTCGCGGTGGGTTTCGAGACCACGGCGCCGGCCAATGCTATGGCGGTCCAGCTCGCCGCGCGGAAGGGGCTGCGGAACTTCAGCCTCCTCGTGGCCCAGGTGCGGGTCCCTCCCGCGCTCGAGGCCATCCTGGCGGAGCCGGAGTGCCGGGTGCAGGCGTTCCTCGCCGCCGGCCACGTGTGCACGGTGATGGGCACGGCGGAGTACCGGCCGCTGGTCGAGCGGCACCGGGTGCCCGTGGTGGTGACGGGCTTCGAGCCGCTGGACCTGCTGCAGGGCGTGGCGATGGCGGTGCGCCAGCTGGAGGAGGGCCGCCACGAGGTGGAGATCCAGTACGCGCGGGTGGTGCGGCCGGACGGCAACGCGGTCGCGCGCCGCGCGATCGAGGAGGTCTTCGAGGTCACGGACCGCACCTGGCGCGGCCTCGGCCCGATCCCGCGCAGCGGGCTGGGCCTGAACGCGCGGTACGCCGAGTTCGACGCGGAGCGCCGGTTCCCGGACCACTCGCCGGCGGCCCGGGAGGACCCGGACTGCCGCGCCGGCCTGGTGCTGCAGGGGCGGCTCCGGCCGCAGGAGTGCCCCGCGTTCGGCACGCGGTGCACGCCGGAGCACCCGCTGGGTGCGCCGATGGTCTCCTCCGAGGGGGCGTGCGCGGCCTACTGGCTGTACCGCCGGCGGCGGGCCGCCGGCGCGGCGGCGACGGCGGTGGCGGGCTGA
- the hypE gene encoding hydrogenase expression/formation protein HypE, with protein MGGELACPVPLPAGGRILLAHGGGGRLTRELVERLFVPAFRNDALAALHDAAVFDTPAAKLAFTTDSFVVHPMFFPGGDVGTLAVNGTVNDLAMSGARPLYLSLGFILEEGLAMDDLARIVASIERAAREAGVVVVAGDTKVVERGKGDGVYITSAGVGAVVARRPVAPTEVRPGDAVLVSGTIGQHGVAVMAVRDGLAFSSPIVSDCASVAAPALALVEAGLAVHCLRDPTRGGVATVLNEIATQAACEISVHESAVPVGEDVAGACEVLGLDPLYVACEGRFIAFVAAGDADAALVLLRARPDTAAAARIGTVAAGGTPGLVTLKTRAGGERVLDLLSGEQLPRIC; from the coding sequence ATGGGCGGCGAGCTGGCGTGCCCGGTTCCGCTGCCCGCCGGCGGCCGCATCCTGCTCGCGCACGGCGGGGGCGGACGGCTGACGCGCGAGCTGGTGGAGCGGCTGTTCGTCCCGGCGTTCCGGAACGACGCGCTGGCGGCGCTGCACGATGCCGCCGTGTTCGACACGCCGGCCGCGAAGCTCGCGTTCACCACCGACAGCTTCGTGGTGCATCCGATGTTCTTCCCGGGCGGCGACGTCGGCACGCTGGCGGTGAACGGCACGGTCAACGACCTCGCGATGAGCGGCGCGCGGCCGCTGTATCTCAGCCTCGGGTTCATCCTCGAGGAAGGGCTGGCCATGGACGACCTGGCCCGCATCGTCGCGTCGATCGAGCGGGCCGCGCGCGAGGCGGGCGTCGTGGTGGTGGCGGGCGACACCAAGGTCGTCGAGCGCGGCAAGGGCGACGGCGTCTACATCACCAGCGCGGGCGTCGGCGCGGTGGTGGCGCGCCGGCCCGTGGCGCCGACGGAGGTGCGCCCCGGTGACGCGGTGCTGGTGAGCGGGACGATCGGCCAGCACGGCGTCGCGGTGATGGCGGTGCGCGACGGCCTCGCGTTCAGCTCCCCGATCGTCAGCGACTGCGCCAGCGTGGCCGCCCCGGCGCTCGCGCTGGTCGAGGCCGGCCTCGCCGTGCACTGCCTCCGCGACCCCACCCGCGGCGGCGTGGCGACGGTGCTGAACGAGATCGCGACCCAGGCCGCGTGCGAGATCTCGGTGCACGAGAGCGCGGTGCCGGTCGGCGAGGACGTGGCGGGCGCGTGCGAGGTGCTGGGCCTGGACCCGCTGTACGTGGCGTGCGAGGGGCGCTTCATCGCGTTCGTCGCGGCCGGCGACGCGGACGCGGCCCTGGTGCTGCTCCGCGCGCGGCCCGACACCGCGGCCGCTGCTCGCATCGGCACCGTGGCCGCCGGGGGCACGCCGGGGCTGGTGACGCTGAAGACGCGCGCCGGCGGCGAGCGGGTGCTGGACCTGCTGTCCGGGGAGCAGTTGCCGAGGATCTGTTAG
- a CDS encoding ABC transporter ATP-binding protein, producing MPTATAVPAIRCTGLHKRYKDVVAVSGLDLEVRAGECFGLLGPNGAGKTTTVEMLEGLVPPDGGDIQVLGMRWGHDEHALRERLGVALQETRLADRLKVAEVIRLFRSFYRRGRTVEQVLEVVELGEKRDAWVEKLSGGQRQRLAIACALVGDPDMLFLDEPTTGLDPQSRRQLWDVVAAFKRQGGTVVLTTHYMEEAERLCDRVAVMDHGRVIALGTPRELIASLGAEEVVEFALRDGAPAPAEAVLAALPGVKAVRRDGPRYVLTVSEVHRAVPGLLGELQRRDVEMTELVTHHATLEDLFLSLTGRHLRDE from the coding sequence ATGCCCACCGCCACGGCCGTCCCCGCCATCCGCTGTACCGGCCTCCACAAGCGCTACAAGGACGTGGTCGCCGTCTCGGGCCTCGACCTCGAGGTGCGTGCGGGCGAGTGCTTCGGCCTGCTGGGCCCCAACGGCGCCGGCAAGACCACCACGGTCGAGATGCTGGAGGGGCTGGTCCCCCCGGACGGCGGCGACATCCAGGTGCTGGGAATGCGGTGGGGGCACGACGAGCACGCGCTACGCGAGCGGCTGGGCGTCGCCCTCCAGGAGACGCGGCTCGCCGACCGGCTCAAGGTCGCCGAGGTGATCCGTTTGTTCCGCAGCTTCTACCGCCGCGGACGGACCGTCGAGCAGGTGCTCGAGGTCGTGGAGCTTGGCGAGAAGCGGGACGCCTGGGTGGAGAAGCTGTCGGGCGGCCAGCGTCAGCGCCTGGCGATCGCGTGCGCGCTGGTGGGCGATCCCGACATGCTGTTCCTGGACGAGCCGACCACGGGGCTGGACCCGCAGTCCCGGCGCCAGCTGTGGGACGTGGTGGCTGCGTTCAAGCGGCAGGGCGGGACCGTCGTGCTCACGACCCACTACATGGAAGAAGCGGAGCGGCTGTGCGACCGCGTGGCGGTGATGGATCACGGGCGGGTCATCGCCCTGGGCACGCCGCGGGAGCTGATCGCGTCGCTCGGCGCGGAGGAGGTGGTGGAGTTCGCCCTTCGCGACGGCGCGCCGGCGCCGGCCGAGGCGGTGCTGGCGGCCCTGCCGGGCGTGAAGGCCGTGCGCCGCGACGGACCGCGGTACGTCCTGACCGTGAGCGAGGTCCACCGCGCCGTGCCGGGGCTGCTGGGCGAGCTGCAGCGCCGTGACGTCGAGATGACGGAGCTGGTGACGCATCACGCGACGCTCGAGGACCTGTTCCTGAGTCTGACGGGGAGGCACCTGAGAGACGAGTGA